A genomic window from Mesorhizobium sp. 131-2-1 includes:
- a CDS encoding DJ-1/PfpI family protein — MTLRFGILVFPNVQQLDLTGPYEVLATAKGAEVEMIWKDRNPVTSSTQLSLTPTATFDNCPPLDVLCIPGGGGVNALLEDQAVLDFVWERAAQVRYITSVCSGALVLGAAGLLKGKRATTHWYAHDFLTEFGAIPIDERIVEDGKLITAGGVTSGIDFGLVLVARLLGQAEAETVQLTLEYAPAPPFRSGTPAEASPSVLAQAKERLAGSRRVREEMFARWRDARAAPMRAHG; from the coding sequence ATGACCCTTCGTTTCGGCATTCTCGTATTCCCCAACGTCCAGCAGCTAGACCTCACCGGCCCTTACGAGGTTCTGGCAACGGCCAAGGGCGCCGAGGTGGAAATGATCTGGAAGGATCGCAATCCGGTGACGTCGTCGACGCAGCTGTCCCTTACCCCGACAGCCACCTTCGACAATTGCCCGCCTCTCGATGTGCTGTGCATTCCAGGCGGAGGCGGCGTCAACGCGCTGCTCGAGGATCAGGCAGTGCTCGATTTCGTCTGGGAGCGGGCGGCGCAGGTACGCTACATCACGTCGGTGTGCAGCGGCGCCCTGGTGCTCGGCGCGGCCGGTCTGCTCAAGGGCAAGCGCGCGACGACGCACTGGTACGCGCATGATTTCCTTACCGAATTCGGCGCGATTCCGATCGACGAGCGCATCGTGGAGGACGGCAAGCTGATCACCGCCGGCGGCGTCACCTCGGGGATCGATTTCGGTCTCGTGCTGGTCGCAAGGCTGCTCGGACAGGCCGAGGCTGAAACGGTGCAGCTTACACTCGAATATGCGCCGGCTCCGCCCTTCCGATCCGGCACGCCCGCCGAGGCTTCACCGTCCGTGCTTGCGCAGGCGAAGGAGCGGCTCGCGGGTTCGAGGCGGGTACGCGAGGAGATGTTTGCGCGCTGGCGCGATGCCCGCGCGGCCCCAATGCGCGCCCACGGCTGA
- a CDS encoding GlxA family transcriptional regulator — protein MRRIEILAYPDVQLLDVSGPLQVFASANDFKTQAGEPAAYEVVVVAASPRIRTSAGLVLEAAALPTHGFDIDTVIVPGGWGVNAACENPELVHWIIGRSRDAKRTASVCSGAMLLAEAGLLDGRRAVTHWGRCAEFARRYPAVRLDPDPIFIRDGNVWTSAGVTAGIDLALSFVEADLGRHIALAVARELVVFLKRPGGQAQFSQTLKLQEGDGRFDRLHGWILDNLGGDLSLAQLAERANMSPRSFSRHYREATGRTPARAIEEIRIEAARRMLERGLAVSQTARRCGFGSEETMRRGFLRALGTNPRDYRERF, from the coding sequence ATGCGCCGTATCGAAATCCTCGCCTATCCCGACGTCCAGCTCCTCGATGTAAGCGGGCCGCTTCAGGTGTTCGCCAGCGCCAACGACTTCAAGACGCAGGCCGGCGAACCGGCTGCTTATGAAGTCGTCGTCGTCGCCGCTTCGCCACGCATCAGAACATCGGCCGGCCTCGTGCTCGAGGCAGCGGCGCTGCCGACGCACGGGTTCGATATCGACACGGTGATCGTGCCCGGCGGATGGGGCGTCAACGCAGCCTGCGAGAATCCTGAGCTGGTCCATTGGATCATCGGCCGTTCGCGCGATGCCAAGCGAACGGCCTCCGTCTGCAGCGGCGCCATGCTTCTGGCCGAGGCAGGCCTGCTCGACGGCCGGCGCGCGGTTACCCATTGGGGACGCTGCGCCGAGTTCGCCCGGCGCTATCCGGCGGTTCGGCTCGATCCCGACCCGATCTTCATTCGCGACGGCAATGTCTGGACATCCGCCGGCGTCACCGCGGGTATCGATCTCGCCCTTTCCTTCGTCGAGGCCGATCTTGGCCGGCACATAGCGCTTGCGGTGGCGCGCGAGCTGGTGGTTTTCCTCAAACGCCCCGGCGGTCAGGCGCAATTCAGCCAAACCCTCAAGCTGCAGGAAGGCGATGGGCGCTTCGACAGGTTGCATGGCTGGATCCTCGACAATCTCGGCGGCGACCTTTCGCTGGCGCAGTTGGCCGAACGCGCCAATATGAGCCCGCGCAGCTTCTCGCGGCACTATCGCGAGGCGACGGGCCGGACACCCGCCCGCGCGATCGAGGAGATCCGGATCGAGGCGGCGCGACGGATGCTGGAGCGCGGCCTCGCGGTCAGCCAGACGGCTCGCCGCTGCGGCTTCGGCTCGGAAGAAACGATGCGGCGCGGCTTCCTGCGCGCCCTCGGCACCAACCCGCGCGACTATCGCGAGCGTTTCTGA
- a CDS encoding DUF2161 domain-containing phosphodiesterase, with translation MQETSLYVPVKQFLESLDFTVKGEVGGCDVVGLREGEPPVVVICELKLQFNLELVLQAVDRAAACDEVWLAALMSARGKGREHDRRFRALCRRLGFGLMGVGSKGEVELLLSPAAVPPRRDPRRRSRLIEEHRRRRGDPTAGGSTRAPIMTAYRQEALACAAAMADGPKRPRDLKAVSLRAASILLHNYYGWFARTERGIYALTEVGQVALQSQTMAEAG, from the coding sequence ATGCAGGAAACGTCCCTATACGTCCCGGTGAAGCAGTTCCTCGAGAGCCTGGACTTCACCGTCAAGGGCGAAGTCGGCGGCTGCGACGTGGTCGGGCTGCGCGAAGGCGAGCCGCCCGTGGTCGTCATCTGCGAACTGAAATTGCAGTTCAACCTGGAACTCGTGCTCCAGGCCGTCGACCGCGCGGCGGCCTGCGACGAGGTCTGGCTCGCCGCGCTGATGTCGGCGCGCGGCAAGGGGCGCGAGCACGACCGCCGCTTCCGGGCGCTGTGCCGCCGCCTCGGCTTCGGGCTGATGGGGGTCGGCAGCAAGGGCGAGGTCGAGTTGCTGCTCAGTCCCGCCGCCGTGCCGCCGAGGCGTGATCCCAGGCGGCGCTCGCGCCTGATCGAGGAGCATCGGCGCCGGCGTGGCGATCCCACGGCCGGAGGCAGCACGCGCGCGCCGATCATGACCGCCTACCGGCAGGAGGCGCTGGCCTGCGCCGCCGCCATGGCCGACGGCCCCAAGCGGCCGCGTGACCTGAAAGCCGTTTCGCTGCGCGCGGCCAGCATATTGCTGCACAACTACTATGGCTGGTTCGCCAGAACGGAGCGCGGGATCTATGCGCTCACCGAAGTCGGCCAGGTGGCCCTGCAGTCGCAAACGATGGCCGAGGCCGGCTGA
- a CDS encoding site-specific integrase, protein MSEGGRTVKITKRVVDATKPNGTDFYVFDSELIGFGLRVRATGGMSYIVRYRAGSGKNAPVKRVTIAKVGKVTPDQARDVAKDLLASVVKGQDPSRDRAEERGAITFANLAESFLHHVEALKKANTHAQYAHMLNAYAVPEFGTRKAKAVTPSDIAALHLSLKAKPTTANRVRDVISSMYGWAIRGKLLSKMENPAAGITKYREAKRERFLSSEEILRLGSAIREAETVGIAWEPDPAKKTKHAPKAENRVVKLDPASAAALRLFILTGARLREILHLTWDMVDLERGLLLLPDSKTGQKTIILNAPAQMVLSDLPRIDRYVIPGKPRATKNGKKESRPRSDLKRPWQMVRKRAGLAAQADNPGFRVRIHDLRHTHASIGVGANLGLPIVGKLLGHTQARTTERYAHLEADPLRKASNAIGKRIAEALGDTEPKPAENVIQLRTDKA, encoded by the coding sequence ATGTCGGAAGGCGGCAGGACAGTCAAAATCACAAAGCGCGTGGTCGATGCCACGAAACCGAACGGCACGGATTTCTATGTGTTCGATAGCGAGCTGATTGGGTTCGGCCTTCGCGTCCGCGCCACAGGGGGCATGTCTTATATCGTCCGCTATCGCGCCGGCTCAGGGAAAAATGCCCCGGTCAAACGAGTGACGATTGCAAAGGTTGGCAAGGTCACGCCGGATCAGGCCAGGGACGTAGCGAAAGACCTCCTGGCCTCTGTCGTCAAGGGTCAAGACCCTTCGCGGGATAGAGCCGAGGAACGCGGCGCTATCACGTTCGCCAATCTGGCCGAGAGTTTCCTGCACCATGTCGAAGCGCTCAAGAAAGCGAACACCCACGCCCAATACGCCCACATGTTGAACGCCTATGCGGTGCCGGAGTTCGGCACGCGCAAGGCGAAAGCAGTGACCCCGAGCGATATAGCCGCACTACATCTCAGCCTGAAGGCGAAGCCAACGACCGCGAACCGAGTGCGGGACGTGATTAGCTCAATGTACGGATGGGCCATAAGGGGCAAGCTGCTGTCCAAGATGGAAAACCCTGCCGCAGGCATTACCAAATATCGAGAGGCCAAGCGGGAACGATTCCTGTCGTCGGAAGAAATCTTGCGGTTAGGCTCTGCGATTCGCGAAGCCGAGACGGTCGGCATTGCATGGGAGCCGGACCCGGCCAAAAAAACCAAGCACGCCCCCAAGGCAGAAAACCGGGTTGTGAAGCTTGATCCGGCATCGGCGGCAGCGCTGCGGCTGTTCATCCTGACTGGCGCCCGCTTGCGGGAAATCCTGCACCTTACATGGGACATGGTTGACCTAGAGCGTGGGCTGTTGCTGCTGCCTGACAGCAAGACCGGCCAAAAAACCATCATCTTGAATGCACCGGCGCAGATGGTTCTTTCCGATCTGCCGCGCATCGATCGCTACGTTATCCCCGGCAAGCCGAGAGCCACCAAGAACGGCAAGAAGGAAAGCCGTCCGCGTTCAGACCTCAAGCGACCCTGGCAGATGGTGCGTAAGCGGGCCGGGCTGGCCGCACAGGCCGACAATCCGGGTTTCAGGGTGCGCATCCATGATTTGCGCCATACGCATGCATCTATCGGCGTGGGCGCCAATCTCGGCCTGCCGATCGTGGGCAAGCTTCTAGGCCATACCCAGGCCCGTACGACGGAACGATACGCGCATCTCGAAGCGGACCCGCTGCGCAAGGCGTCGAACGCCATCGGCAAGCGCATCGCGGAGGCCTTGGGCGACACAGAGCCGAAGCCGGCCGAAAACGTAATTCAGCTTCGCACCGATAAGGCATGA
- a CDS encoding helix-turn-helix transcriptional regulator: MNDTPAEVRRMLRTDGAALRVGLSVSTLEKLRLTGDGPEYIKLGRAVVYKPEDLDAWIDGNRRKSTSVAA; this comes from the coding sequence ATGAACGATACTCCAGCCGAGGTCCGCAGGATGCTCCGCACTGATGGTGCGGCGCTTCGTGTCGGGCTCTCCGTTTCCACCCTCGAAAAACTCCGGCTTACCGGTGACGGCCCCGAATATATCAAGCTCGGCCGCGCGGTTGTGTACAAGCCCGAAGACCTCGATGCATGGATTGACGGCAACCGCCGTAAGTCCACCTCGGTAGCGGCGTAG
- a CDS encoding HNH endonuclease signature motif containing protein, which translates to MAKKTIAQYRERLPALTAERARELLIYDPETGSLNWRVARGCRRGALAGTRTADGYTQVEIDCRLYRAHRVIWLMQTGKWPKHLLDHRNGMRADNRWKNLREATHLQNSRNRRPGKANSSGAVGVTFVTSIQRWEAYIGLDNRCISLGRFSDKEEAISARRQAELHHFGEFAAGGELAE; encoded by the coding sequence ATGGCTAAGAAAACCATTGCCCAATATCGGGAAAGGCTCCCGGCACTCACGGCGGAACGTGCGCGCGAGCTGCTTATCTACGATCCCGAGACTGGATCCCTCAATTGGCGTGTAGCACGTGGGTGCCGTCGCGGGGCATTGGCAGGCACTCGCACTGCCGATGGCTACACACAGGTGGAGATTGATTGCCGGCTATACCGGGCGCATCGCGTCATCTGGCTGATGCAAACCGGGAAGTGGCCGAAACATTTGCTCGACCATCGCAACGGAATGAGGGCCGATAATCGATGGAAGAACCTTCGCGAAGCGACGCACCTTCAGAACTCAAGGAACCGGCGCCCCGGCAAGGCCAATTCTAGCGGCGCGGTGGGCGTCACCTTCGTAACCAGCATTCAGCGCTGGGAAGCGTATATCGGCTTGGACAACCGTTGCATCAGCCTCGGTCGATTTTCCGACAAGGAAGAGGCGATATCAGCGCGCCGGCAAGCCGAGTTACATCACTTTGGAGAGTTCGCCGCAGGCGGGGAACTCGCCGAATGA
- a CDS encoding helix-turn-helix domain-containing protein: MENHPWQKRAKDAGLTQRALAKLLGRPEMTISRQLRGHWQSGIPKHVIAAIVAWDLMSEDQRKEWQRQMDDVPSSKE; this comes from the coding sequence ATGGAGAATCATCCGTGGCAGAAGCGGGCAAAGGACGCGGGGCTTACTCAGCGAGCCTTGGCAAAGCTGCTCGGCCGTCCTGAGATGACCATTTCCCGACAGCTTCGCGGCCATTGGCAAAGCGGCATCCCGAAGCACGTCATCGCGGCTATCGTTGCCTGGGATCTGATGTCAGAGGACCAACGCAAAGAGTGGCAGCGCCAGATGGATGACGTGCCGTCATCGAAAGAATAG
- a CDS encoding plasmid mobilization protein has translation MAENIRLRVSPEEKRMLRIAAMRRGVTLSEYVRQAAQEAAQYRVA, from the coding sequence ATGGCTGAAAATATCAGACTCAGGGTTTCACCCGAGGAAAAGCGAATGCTGCGCATCGCTGCCATGCGGCGTGGTGTGACGCTTTCGGAATACGTTCGGCAGGCCGCACAGGAAGCGGCTCAGTACCGGGTGGCGTGA
- a CDS encoding GYD domain-containing protein: protein MPTFIVTGCYSATAAMGMIDNPSNREKAARAIFEAAGGKLHTFYVTTGETDWLAITEFDDGVDLLPALLVVGASGAVTNVKTVRAYTSAEFKAAQEKAGKIASSYRSPAR, encoded by the coding sequence ATGCCAACGTTCATAGTCACAGGCTGCTATTCAGCCACGGCAGCGATGGGAATGATTGACAATCCATCGAACCGAGAAAAGGCAGCCCGTGCCATCTTTGAAGCAGCAGGCGGGAAACTACATACTTTCTACGTCACGACGGGCGAAACTGACTGGCTGGCAATTACGGAATTCGACGACGGTGTTGACCTGCTCCCCGCACTTCTCGTCGTCGGCGCATCGGGAGCGGTAACGAATGTCAAAACCGTGCGAGCATACACGAGCGCGGAATTCAAGGCGGCCCAAGAGAAGGCGGGCAAAATCGCTTCCTCCTACAGATCCCCAGCAAGATAG
- a CDS encoding ATP-dependent DNA ligase, whose product MRKPAGRVRLEFIEPLMPTLVDKPPDGDGWLHEVKFDGYRSQIVRDAEGTRIFTRRGLDWTSKFRDLAKAAAELDVESAIIDGEIIVLNDAGLSDFKALRKAITSRQHDLYFVAFDLLHLNGHDLRDMTLEDRREILAEMIPEGGRIQFSQALPGDAKAIFHLVDQAGLEGMVSKRRDSKYRSGNSTAWLKAKTFTIDEYELLGVEREAGKPAFALMAERGTGRYVGSAFITLNREMRERLWQRVQEQQGTAPKGMKRPATQWVKPGLIGRVKHLRGEDDLRHASLQDFREE is encoded by the coding sequence ATGCGTAAGCCTGCCGGCCGGGTCCGGTTGGAATTCATCGAGCCGCTTATGCCGACACTGGTGGACAAGCCGCCTGACGGCGATGGCTGGCTGCATGAGGTGAAGTTCGACGGCTACCGCTCCCAGATCGTCAGGGATGCCGAAGGAACGCGCATCTTCACAAGGCGCGGTCTCGACTGGACATCGAAATTCCGTGACCTCGCCAAAGCAGCAGCCGAGCTAGACGTTGAGAGCGCCATCATTGACGGCGAGATCATCGTTCTGAACGATGCCGGCCTGTCCGACTTCAAGGCGCTGCGCAAGGCGATCACCAGTCGGCAACACGATCTGTATTTCGTCGCCTTCGACCTCCTGCACCTAAATGGCCACGACCTACGCGACATGACCCTGGAAGACCGTCGCGAGATCCTAGCCGAGATGATTCCGGAAGGTGGCCGCATCCAATTCAGTCAGGCTTTGCCGGGCGATGCCAAAGCGATCTTTCATCTGGTCGATCAGGCTGGGCTCGAAGGCATGGTGTCGAAGCGGCGAGACAGCAAATACCGGAGTGGCAACTCGACGGCCTGGCTGAAGGCGAAGACGTTCACGATCGACGAGTACGAGCTTCTTGGCGTCGAACGTGAGGCCGGCAAGCCTGCCTTTGCCCTGATGGCCGAGCGAGGCACAGGGCGCTATGTCGGCTCGGCTTTCATCACGTTGAACAGGGAAATGCGCGAACGGCTCTGGCAGCGTGTCCAGGAGCAGCAGGGGACGGCGCCGAAGGGCATGAAGCGGCCGGCGACGCAGTGGGTCAAGCCGGGCCTGATCGGCCGTGTGAAGCACCTGCGGGGCGAGGATGACCTGCGCCACGCCTCGCTGCAGGATTTTCGAGAGGAGTGA
- a CDS encoding thermonuclease family protein, translating to MIAEKFRNGPHCSAMCRLTLALAFMLTCGTVSAGEHWFANDGDTLWHNKEQVQLVGIDAPELLQGCFDAAGKIWPCGRYARDHVRHLIASGDVSCIIEGKDRYDNDVGVCFVGSIDLGRDLVKHGLAVADRQAPRYLAEEREARIAKRNLWAGQFIDPREYRRGGLYSQRRN from the coding sequence ATGATTGCGGAAAAATTTCGAAACGGTCCACATTGCTCGGCCATGTGCAGGTTGACCCTCGCTCTTGCCTTCATGCTCACCTGTGGCACCGTGTCCGCAGGAGAGCATTGGTTTGCTAATGACGGCGACACGCTGTGGCATAACAAGGAGCAAGTTCAGCTGGTCGGTATCGATGCCCCCGAACTTCTGCAGGGGTGTTTTGATGCCGCTGGCAAGATCTGGCCCTGCGGCAGGTATGCGCGTGACCACGTTCGTCATCTCATTGCCTCAGGAGATGTATCCTGCATCATCGAAGGCAAGGACCGCTACGACAACGATGTCGGCGTCTGCTTCGTGGGAAGCATCGATCTCGGACGCGACCTGGTGAAACACGGATTGGCGGTCGCCGACAGACAAGCTCCTCGATACCTCGCCGAAGAGCGCGAAGCCCGCATTGCCAAACGGAACTTGTGGGCGGGGCAGTTTATCGATCCCCGCGAATATAGACGGGGTGGACTGTACAGCCAGCGGCGCAACTAA